The genomic region TCATTCTCCGGCGCGGTAAACCCATACTCCAGGGTCTGCACCCGGCCATAGAAGAAATTATTATTGCTGACTGCCTGCTTGACGTTCTCTACCGTCGTTTTCAGGTCATAAGGCGAGTCACGCACGATGACCGGATTCTCCACCTGGAGCAGCGTCGCGCTGGCTGATAAAGGCTGCTGCTCCAGGCTGCGCACATAACTCACCAGATCGTTAATATCCTTCTCTTTCAGCCCGCGCTTAAGGAAAGACACCATCGGCGTACCCTCCCGCCCCTTCATCAACGTCGCTTTGATCATGGCGTCACTGGCAGAAGCGAGGAAGCCGGGGTTATGCAAAGCCGGCGCCATGATCGGCAAATCTCGCGGGCGCGAGAAGGTCACGCCCGTACCCCGGCCACCCTCTGCATTAGCACCATGACAGGCCGCACAATATTTGCTGAATAACTGCTTACCATGGGCCGGATCACCCTTGATCGGGGCAGAGGAGTACACCACAGCCGGCTGTTTATTCCAGGCACGAACATAATGCACTAAAGCGTCGACTTCCCCGGAACTCAACTGGGTAAATGCCGGCATCACCCGGCCCGGTCGCCCCACGCGGATAGTTTTGCGTATGTAATCATCGCTAATACTGGCCTGGAACGATGGCAATGCCAGCGGCACACCAATCCCCCCGGTGCCTTTCGCGCCATGACAGGCAGCACAGTTTCGCTCATACAACTGAGCACCAGACTGATCAGCTTGCGCTTGCGCTAAACCCAGCCACACCAACCCGAATACCATCAACCAACGCATCAGCATTTTCTCACTCCCCGAAATCCCCTGCGCACTACCGATATAAAACACCCGAGATATAGCGTA from Sulfuriferula thiophila harbors:
- a CDS encoding c-type cytochrome; this encodes MLMRWLMVFGLVWLGLAQAQADQSGAQLYERNCAACHGAKGTGGIGVPLALPSFQASISDDYIRKTIRVGRPGRVMPAFTQLSSGEVDALVHYVRAWNKQPAVVYSSAPIKGDPAHGKQLFSKYCAACHGANAEGGRGTGVTFSRPRDLPIMAPALHNPGFLASASDAMIKATLMKGREGTPMVSFLKRGLKEKDINDLVSYVRSLEQQPLSASATLLQVENPVIVRDSPYDLKTTVENVKQAVSNNNFFYGRVQTLEYGFTAPENENPKQVIVYFCNVSLLNQVLAIDPRVGMFLPCRITIFEQDGKVKVMSVNPKVLSSLFNNSELNRLCDQMTQSYTTIMEEATL